From Saccharomyces paradoxus chromosome IX, complete sequence, one genomic window encodes:
- the MCM10 gene encoding Mcm10p (Essential chromatin-associated protein~similar to YIL150C), with the protein MDDPRDISAVDPYNSITSDEEDEQAIARELEFMERKRQALMERLKRKQEFKKPEDPNFEAIEVPQSPTKSRVKVESPTAKKQGTRLEDSNVNESRLSQLQQQRESPTSTTTYFMEKFQNAKKNEDKQIAKFESMMNARVHTFGTDENEYRPIITNELESFSNLWVKKRYIPEDDLKQALHEIKILRLGKLFAKIRPPKFQEPEYANWAAVGLISHKSDIKFTSSEKPVKFFMFTITDFQHTLDVYIFGKKGVERYYNLRLGDVIAILNPEVLPWRPSGRGNFIKSFNLRISHDFKCILEIGSSRDLGWCPIVNKKTHKKCGSPINISLHKCCDYHREVQFRGTSAKRIELNGGYALGAPTKVGSQPSLYKGKGENRFNIIKGTRKGLSEEEERLKKSSHNFTNSNSAKAFFDEKFQNPDMLANLDNKRRKIVDTKKSTALSRELGKIMRRRESSGLDDKSDGEKQKMKQTTESALQTGLIQRLGFDPTHGKISQVLKSSVPGGESKNILLSGKKTVINDLLHYKKEKVILAPSKNEWFKKRSHREEVWQRHFGSKEAGETSDASASDLEIV; encoded by the coding sequence ATGGATGATCCTCGTGATATTTCAGCAGTTGATCCGTACAATAGTATTACAtccgatgaagaagatgaacAAGCCATCGCGAGAGAACTTGAATTTATGGAACGAAAAAGGCAAGCCTTAATGGAACGATTAAAAAGGAAGcaagaatttaaaaaacCCGAAGATCCTAATTTCGAAGCCATCGAAGTGCCTCAATCTCCTACCAAGAGCCGTGTGAAAGTGGAATCTCCTACTGCTAAAAAGCAAGGTACAAGACTCGAAGATTCAAACGTCAATGAATCAAGGTTATCTCAACTACAGCAGCAACGAGAATCACCAACTAGTACAACCACATACTTCATGgagaaatttcaaaatgcaaagaaaaatgaagataaacAAATCGCCAAGTTTGAAAGCATGATGAACGCAAGAGTACATACGTTCGGTACCGATGAGAACGAATATAGGCCGATAATCACAAATGAATTAGAAagcttttcaaatctttggGTTAAGAAGAGGTATATACCCGAGGATGATTTAAAACAGGCTTTACATGAGATCAAAATTCTTCGGTTGGGAAAACTTTTTGCTAAAATTCGTCCACCTAAATTTCAAGAGCCTGAGTACGCCAATTGGGCCGCGGTGGGTCTCATTAGTCATAAATCTGACATCAAATTCACATCATCGGAAAAGCCGGTCAAATTCTTCATGTTTACCATAACAGATTTTCAGCATACACTAGATGTTTATATCTTCGGGAAAAAGGGTGTAGAAAGATATTATAATCTTCGCTTGGGCGATGTAATAGCAATATTAAACCCCGAAGTATTACCGTGGAGACCTTCAGGACGAGGAAATTTTATCAAGTCCTTCAACCTTCGAATTAGCCATGACTTCAAGTGTATCTTAGAGATAGGTTCAAGCAGAGATTTAGGATGGTGTCCCATAGTGAATAAAAAGACACACAAAAAATGTGGCTCTCCCATAAACATCTCTCTTCACAAGTGTTGTGATTACCATAGAGAAGTACAATTTCGAGGGACAAGTGCTAAAAGAATCGAATTAAATGGTGGGTACGCCTTAGGTGCGCCCACCAAAGTAGGTTCTCAACCAAGTTTATATAAGGGCAAAGGAGAAAATAGGTTCAATATAATCAAAGGTACTCGTAAGGGCCTCTCAGAGGAGGAGGAAAGACTCAAAAAGAGCTCTCACAACTTTACTAATAGTAATTCTGCGAAGGCATTTTTCGATGAGAAATTTCAGAACCCAGATATGCTCGCAAACTTGgataataaaagaagaaaaatagtGGACACTAAGAAATCGACAGCACTGAGCCGCGAACTAGGCAAGATCATGAGAAGGAGGGAATCCAGCGGATTAGATGATAAGAGCGACGGGGagaaacagaaaatgaAGCAGACGACAGAAAGTGCTCTTCAGACAGGGCTTATCCAACGCCTGGGATTCGATCCTACTCACGGGAAAATTTCCCAAGTACTCAAGTCTTCGGTACCAGGCGGAGAGTCTAAGAACATCCTCCTTAGTGGGAAAAAAACTGTTATAAACGACCTCTTACATtacaagaaggaaaaagtCATTCTTGCGCCCTCAAAGAATGAATGGTTCAAGAAAAGGAGCCACCGTGAGGAAGTTTGGCAAAGACATTTCGGATCCAAGGAAGCTGGAGAAACTTCGGATGCTAGTGCCAGCGATCTTGAGATAGTATAA
- the IMP21 gene encoding Imp21p (Transcriptional activator involved in maintenance of ion homeostasis~similar to YIL154C) — translation MQKSILLTKPDGTQSNLHSTKPETPTTVEFDSEQMERGHRERGRSKKKRGERDSNVSSLSRSRSRASSRSRVREEEFLKWTVLRQDPSMRLRVVDVDSEEEGEGNDDDDDDGDDMDEEESDEEQVSDIENDLEIDEEFHYDLGMKVLPNFCTSINEVLESSKAWIAKYEISIRGHENEGVSLEQLEGGYVRAIQLLTKGSGAESGNQRSFILYTDLSGESTYALTYLMGAAVNQGDTVYIVHWEPSKPTDDSQMFTNVARIRKHVMHLFDCVAGVLDDLDVVVLSLTHPYPKHLLNEMIHGLKPVALCCSLSVILSTLQNFVCSVPILAVRKKLKRAKRKGISE, via the coding sequence ATGCAAAAGAGTATATTGCTGACTAAACCTGATGGAACACAATCGAATTTACACAGCACCAAGCCGGAAACGCCCACCACCGTGGAATTCGACTCGGAGCAGATGGAAAGGGGCCACAGAGAAAGAGGTCGtagcaagaagaaaagaggcGAACGGGACTCAAATGTAAGTAGTCTGTCGCGGTCGAGGAGTAGAGCCAGTAGCCGCAGCAGAGTGAGGGAGGAAGAGTTCCTTAAGTGGACCGTGTTGAGGCAGGACCCCTCGATGCGGTTGAGGGTCGTGGACGTGGACtccgaagaagaaggcgaAGGTAAtgacgacgatgacgaCGACGGCGACGATATGGACGAGGAGGAGTCCGACGAAGAGCAAGTGAGtgatattgaaaacgaTTTGGAAATCGACGAGGAGTTCCACTACGATCTGGGCATGAAAGTGCTGCCTAACTTTTGTACCAGCATAAATGAAGTGCTAGAGTCCAGCAAGGCCTGGATAGCCAAGTACGAAATCAGCATCCGTGGCCACGAAAACGAAGGCGTGTCTCTGGAGCAACTCGAGGGAGGTTACGTCAGAGCCATCCAACTGCTCACCAAAGGCTCCGGCGCAGAGTCGGGCAACCAAAGATCCTTCATCCTCTACACAGATCTGAGCGGCGAGTCCACCTACGCACTCACCTACCTCATGGGCGCAGCCGTCAACCAGGGGGACACCGTATATATCGTCCATTGGGAACCTTCGAAGCCCACGGACGACTCCCAGATGTTCACCAACGTTGCCAGAATCAGAAAGCACGTCATGCACCTGTTCGACTGCGTCGCGGGCGTCCTCGACGACCTCGACGTCGTCGTCCTCTCCTTGACCCATCCGTACCCAAAGCACCTCCTCAACGAGATGATCCACGGCCTCAAACCAGTCGCCCTGTGCTGCTCCCTGTCGGTGATCCTATCCACTCTGCAGAACTTCGTCTGCTCCGTGCCCATTCTCGCGGTCAGGAAGAAGCTAAAACGTGCCAAGCGCAAGGGCATCAGCGAGTGA
- the VPR1 gene encoding Vpr1p (similar to YIL152W) → MKSPPCKQMSHKRRGLVIYQDQKRQQQQQHPSGQSLSSISWSPTRRLHHPLKQQSTNSFTEILSKSTVQQDVQQGDSHMPISSLVLKQEQHKQEQQRRNMQSQNSGPPLRRLVQESQWTSSTSQKSLRKQEKQPQSFYSTESKLVSQLHSSVKDLDAIIQTHKPKFDTIIHDFSHTTILSSNELLIKLPEDETIILHSRAPKINAEWLHNKVSNPGASLVIDSRSFLNLCNNIKWYLHWKFI, encoded by the coding sequence ATGAAGTCGCCACCGTGTAAGCAGATGAGTCATAAGAGAAGGGGCCTAGTGATATATCAGGATCAGAAACggcaacagcaacaacaacaccCCTCGGGGCAGTCTCTAAGCTCGATATCCTGGTCTCCAACCAGGCGTCTTCATCACCCTTTAAAACAACAGAGTACCAACAGTTTCACGGAAATATTATCGAAGTCAACTGTGCAACAAGATGTGCAACAAGGCGATAGTCATATGCCCATCTCATCGCTAGTTCTCAAACAAGAACAACATAAACAAGAGCAGCAGCGCCGAAACATGCAATCACAAAACTCGGGACCTCCTCTGCGAAGGCTTGTCCAGGAGTCGCAGTGGACAAGCTCCACAAGTCAGAAATCCCTAAGAAAACAGGAAAAGCAACCACAATCATTCTACAGTACTGAATCTAAGCTAGTTTCACAACTGCATAGCTCTGTAAAGGACTTGGATGCCATAATCCAGACGCATAAACCAAAATTTGACACAATAATTCATGATTTCTCTCATACAACCATATTGTCTTCAAACGAGCTGCTCATCAAACTCCCGGAGGATGAAACAATAATACTACATAGCAGAGCACCGAAAATCAATGCAGAATGGCTACACAATAAGGTTAGCAACCCTGGCGCCTCGTTAGTGATTGATTCAAGATCTTTTCTAAACCTGTGTAACAATATAAAGTGGTACTTACATTGGAAATTTATATGA
- the ESL1 gene encoding Esl1p (similar to YIL151C), with protein sequence MVDLMVPANDDPSNETDYSRSNNNHTDTVNDMRPTTTAFLHQKRHSSSSHNDTPESSFAKRRVPGIVDPVGKGFIDGITNGQVSAQNTPSKTDDASRRPSISRKVMESTPQVRTGSISTMDVPKSPYYVNRTALARNIEVVSRGAYDENANPQIRADESLVASNGIYSNSRPQSQVTLSDIRRAPVVATSPPPMIRQLPSAQPNQTFIKKLQEIYKIIVVQETELQQRCLYLTTSQTTELKSLWAIYRLNTELIKNYINFIITALLTTQPINDLIMGQEILDIYRIEKRLWVYGIITFLDVLKNFSNFMDPEVCCQFIIYAFISVSNMLEDIPLKYSILWRQRLGDLSRMAISLYPSGFIDWRLSAEYWYTESMKYIYGCGKLYYHIATVQQNSLEAFVNLGKSVFCQDPFTPSQQTLQLLIENIYQSAFIDRSSGSTNNNETAHRNSQLIDYLKHTEVMLLPSFLENMDLQHVVLMYFKDKFGKDFNGNDIFNTKEMFCQNPESLRYYFRHAPAFAESQLLQLIGFGNPKNPFALLFQLPKYLKLKKDKREKKRSGATETPQYIDPFDDQISSESYFQNIDALNSSFNDIPTNLDIWLESLNHINMTSIQCSIHVLTKFLHAPLVVALPHFLTWLHFVVAILKKIEMVNSKQVIAFWTHFLRRTMPWNSIVTLGNVLVCYMLDNLHPFLKKELERFYSLELDDLIEYYNENENLPEIWKCWGTLWFDAIKKCDVMEIPGVQDHLFFDSPLDGIVFDEKDEIGERFWIRSVRAVSLLKGIAKKFPDLGLKVSFQAPVFCRRNDISPDYFLKNFTFKLDAYDEDSYNDNHELDELYDTIEINEKIDDVNMDLRAPPNLSVVSGENIFEYTGYTRLTPDYHCFDKNGGFNSAFIYSQWSNVGNGATLDVSRESIYDVVSNDLSLHWDKIFFDRIAGASKDSDENDNCTVYFVIDATSWLRHFAHIFKLAKNNILKFAICLTTFQELRYLRGSKDDNVVEAATRSVITIRQLYDEKKIIPMRFTGNIATHVEESLEFEEQITWKTHVDEFVIDAIAKLNQKFQAERMINENKNESKNFAVLVTDDDNMDQKAKDKIIKTCNTKYLFSLGSKLGINNGLCTN encoded by the coding sequence ATGGTTGACCTAATGGTGCCGGCGAATGATGATCCTAGTAATGAAACCGATTATTCAAGATCCAACAACAATCACACCGATACAGTGAACGATATGCGCCCGACCACCACCgcttttcttcatcaaaagCGACATAGTTCTTCCTCGCACAATGATACACCAGAGTCGTCGTTCGCTAAGAGAAGAGTGCCTGGAATTGTAGATCCCGTAGGGAAAGGATTTATAGATGGAATAACTAATGGCCAGGTCTCGGCACAGAATACACCCTCCAAAACTGATGATGCGTCTAGAAGACCGAGCATTTCTCGTAAAGTTATGGAATCGACCCCACAAGTGAGAACTGGTTCCATTTCAACAATGGACGTTCCTAAATCTCCATATTATGTGAATAGAACAGCACTTGCTCGAAATATAGAAGTTGTCTCTAGGGGCGCTTATGACGAAAATGCAAATCCGCAAATAAGAGCTGACGAGTCATTGGTCGCTTCAAATGGTATCTATAGCAACTCGCGACCACAGAGCCAGGTAACTTTGTCCGATATTAGAAGAGCCCCCGTAGTCGCTACTTCACCTCCACCGATGATAAGGCAACTTCCTTCAGCGCAGCCAAATCAGACCTTTATTAAAAAACTACAGGAAATTTACAAAATCATAGTAGTACAGGAAACCGAGTTACAGCAAAGATGTCTTTATTTAACTACCTCTCAAACCACAGAGTTAAAAAGCTTATGGGCAATATACAGATTGAACACAGAACTGATCAAAAATTacatcaatttcatcattacTGCATTATTAACTACACAGCCGATAAACGATTTGATTATGGGCCAAGAAATCTTGGATATTTACAGAATAGAAAAAAGGTTGTGGGTATATGGTATAATAACCTTCCTTGATGTACTAAAGAACTTCTCGAACTTTATGGACCCGGAGGTATGTTGTCAGTTTATTATATACGCTTTCATCTCTGTCTCAAATATGCTTGAAGATATACCGTTGAAATATTCTATTTTGTGGAGGCAGAGATTAGGTGATCTCTCTAGAATGGCAATCTCGCTGTACCCATCGGGATTCATAGATTGGAGGTTAAGCGCCGAATATTGGTATACTGAATCAATGAAATACATATATGGGTGTGGAAAACTTTATTATCATATCGCCACAGTTCAACAGAACAGTTTAGAAGCGTTTGTAAACTTGGGAAAAAGTGTATTTTGTCAGGATCCCTTCACTCCATCTCAGCAAACATTACAGCTATTGATCGAAAATATCTATCAATCTGCATTCATAGATAGAAGTTCTGGTAGTACTaacaataatgaaactGCCCATAGAAATTCTCAATTAATCGATTACTTAAAGCATACAGAAGTAATGCTTTTGCCTAGTTTCTTGGAGAATATGGATTTGCAACATGTTGTGCTTATGTATTTCAAAGACAAGTTTGGTAAAGACTTTAACGGAAATGACATTTTCAATACAAAGGAGATGTTTTGCCAGAACCCAGAATCATTGCGTTATTATTTTAGGCATGCTCCTGCATTTGCCGAATCTCAGCTTTTACAGCTAATTGGATTTGGTAATCCTAAAAACCCATTTGCATTATTGTTTCAGTTACCTAAgtatttgaaattgaagaaggataaaagagaaaaaaagaggtcCGGAGCGACAGAAACACCCCAATACATAGATCCATTTGATGATCAAATAAGTTCAGAAAGCTACTTCCAGAATATCGATGCTTTAAATTCAAGTTTCAATGATATCCCAACCAACCTAGATATTTGGCTGGAGTCTTTGAACCACATAAACATGACGTCAATACAATGCAGTATACACGTATTAacaaaatttcttcatgcACCGCTAGTGGTTGCCTTACCGCACTTTTTGACGTGGTTACATTTTGTAGTTgctattttgaaaaaaatagaaatggTAAATTCAAAACAAGTAATAGCATTCTGGACACATTTTTTGAGAAGAACAATGCCTTGGAATTCCATAGTGACCTTAGGTAATGTCTTGGTATGTTACATGCTAGATAATTTGCAtccttttttgaaaaaggagTTGGAAAGGTTTTATTCATTAGAACTAGATGATTTGATTGAATATtacaatgaaaatgaaaatttgccAGAGATCTGGAAATGTTGGGGAACCTTATGGTTTGACGCCATTAAGAAGTGCGATGTGATGGAAATTCCTGGCGTTCAAgatcatctttttttcgatTCTCCCCTTGACGGTATAGtctttgatgaaaaggatgaaattgGTGAGAGATTCTGGATACGTAGTGTGAGAGCAGTTTCACTTTTGAAAGGTATTGCCAAGAAGTTCCCCGATTTGGGATTGAAAGTAAGTTTCCAGGCTCCCGTGTTTTGTCGTCGAAATGATATATCTCCAGATTATTTCTTAAAGAACTTCACATTTAAACTAGATGCATATGATGAGGACAGTTACAACGATAACCACGAATTAGATGAGCTATATGACACAAttgaaataaatgaaaaaattgacgACGTTAACATGGACCTACGAGCCCCACCAAACTTAAGCGTCGTTTCTGGTGAGAATATTTTCGAATATACTGGTTATACAAGATTGACACCAGATTATCATTGTTTTGATAAAAACGGCGGATTCAACAGTGCTTTTATCTACAGCCAATGGTCCAATGTTGGTAATGGGGCAACATTAGATGTGAGCCGTGAATCTATATATGATGTTGTCAGCAACGACCTAAGTTTGCATTGggataaaattttcttcgatAGAATTGCCGGCGCTTCTAAAGACagtgatgaaaatgacaaTTGTACGGTTTATTTTGTGATCGATGCTACATCATGGTTAAGACATTTTGCACATATTTTCAAACTGGCCAAAAACAATATTCTTAAATTCGCGATTTGTTTGACTACATTTCAAGAATTGCGTTATTTAAGGGGTTCAAAGGATGATAATGTCGTCGAAGCGGCAACGAGGTCAGTGATTACTATTCGCCAGCTgtatgatgaaaagaaaattattcCTATGAGGTTCACGGGGAATATCGCAACACACGTTGAGGAGAGCCTAGAGTTCGAAGAGCAAATTACTTGGAAGACGCACGTAGATGAGTTTGTCATTGATGCTATCGCTAAACtcaaccaaaaatttcaagctGAAAGAATGattaatgaaaacaaaaacgaAAGCAAGAATTTTGCAGTGCTAGTGACGGATGATGACAATATGGACCAAAAAGCGAAGGACAAAATAATTAAAACGTGTAATACAAAGTATTTATTCTCGTTGGGTAGCAAGCTTGGTATCAATAATGGATTATGTACCAACtaa
- the RRD1 gene encoding peptidylprolyl isomerase RRD1 (Peptidyl-prolyl cis/trans-isomerase~similar to YIL153W), with the protein MSLDRVDWPHATFSTPVKRIFDTQTTLDFQSSLAIHRIKYHLHKYITLISHCPEPDPHAAASPIPMVNGLMEVLDKLAHLIDETPPLPGPRRYGNLACREWHHKLDERLPQWLQEMLPSEYHVVVPELQYYLGNSFGSSTRLDYGTGHELSFMATVIALDLLGMFPHMRGTDVFLLFNKYYTIMRRLILTYTLEPAGSHGVWGLDDHFHLVYILGSSQWQLLDTQAPLQPREVLDKSLAREYKDTNFYCQGINFINEVKMGPFEEHSPILYDIAVTVPRWSKVCKGLLKMYSVEVLKKFPVVQHFWFGTGFFPWVNIQNGTDLPVFEEKEEETIQQANAGSPGQEHTSTRFPASTSMPPPGAPPSGSNINYLLSHQNYSHRNKTSSSRDRLRK; encoded by the coding sequence ATGTCTCTAGATCGTGTCGATTGGCCGCACGCCACCTTCTCTACCCCAGTGAAGCGTATCTTCGATACGCAGACAACGCTGGACTTCCAATCGTCGCTAGCCATTCACAGGATCAAGTACCATTTGCACAAATACATTACGTTAATATCGCATTGTCCGGAGCCTGACCCACACGCAGCTGCCTCGCCGATCCCCATGGTCAACGGGCTGATGGAAGTGTTGGATAAGCTTGCCCATCTGATCGACGAGACACCGCCTCTTCCTGGTCCCAGAAGATATGGTAATCTAGCGTGTCGCGAATGGCACCATAAGCTGGATGAACGGCTGCCCCAGTGGCTGCAGGAAATGCTGCCCTCAGAATACCATGTGGTGGTGCCTGAATTGCAGTATTATTTGGGTAACAGCTTTGGTTCATCGACAAGGTTGGACTACGGCACGGGCCACGAACTTTCATTTATGGCCACCGTCATAGCACTGGATCTGCTGGGAATGTTCCCGCACATGAGGGGCACCGACGTGTTTTTGCTGTTTAACAAGTACTACACTATCATGAGGAGATTGATCCTGACGTATACGCTGGAGCCCGCTGGGTCGCATGGCGTGTGGGGGCTCGACGACCATTTCCACCTGGTGTACATCTTGGGCTCGTCTCAATGGCAGCTGCTTGATACGCAAGCCCCCTTGCAACCGAGAGAAGTACTGGATAAGTCGCTGGCTCGCGAGTATAAGGACACCAACTTCTACTGCCAAGGCATAAACTTCATTAACGAGGTGAAAATGGGGCCCTTTGAAGAGCATTCGCCCATCCTATATGATATTGCGGTCACCGTACCACGCTGGTCTAAAGTGTGTAAAGGGCTGTTGAAAATGTATTCTGTAGAGGTTCTGAAGAAGTTTCCGGTGGTGCAACATTTCTGGTTTGGCACAGGCTTCTTTCCTTGGGTCAACATCCAAAACGGCACTGATCTGCctgtttttgaagaaaaggaggaaGAGACTATACAGCAAGCGAATGCGGGATCGCCAGGTCAAGAACACACTTCAACACGATTCCCAGCGTCCACGTCGATGCCTCCTCCAGGTGCTCCGCCTTCTGGTAGCAATATCAACTATTTACTAAGCCACCAAAATTATTCGCACAGGAACAAGACTTCCTCCTCAAGAGATAGACTACGTAAATAA